A stretch of Natator depressus isolate rNatDep1 chromosome 2, rNatDep2.hap1, whole genome shotgun sequence DNA encodes these proteins:
- the XIRP1 gene encoding xin actin-binding repeat-containing protein 1 isoform X7, producing MERDDKPRQPQSFHAAFGSPGSRSAHRAVALRRNSVSALVARYQNILDCESASSKQDNCKEVKLSGKSKTPISKVPDTAYDSAVGKRFERTQSVLDNTRRILHQGHGKPSSPSVKERSALYLSETAAHAGSLPKSNTTKESTAHRLDSQKASKMAELQNQTSSKVNGKKMEEDLPPPPPPLQDSFQASTSLVGSQDSNPRPPPKGSFSKFYQQRQVNELKRLYRHMHPELRKNLEEAVTEDLAEMLSTEDPSAQASVNLDAVLPGEVQSMRWIFENWTLDSIGEHQPTKTLAEEEPIPSGDVKSTSRRFESQSLNGDRLSALTKVPTTVHTKGDVHTARWLFETQPLDSLNKMYSDETDVQEAVLKEPVQKGDVKGAKQLFETYSLEALGHYSSVEEQSILQLKSEIQELKGNVKKTIKLFQTEPLCAIRDKTGNIHEIKSVCREEIQSNAVRTARWLFETQPLDTINKDTSKVKIIRGISLEEAGRGNVSGARWMFETQPLDAIKELTVEEKDFRASMDFIDGADVSKQRLLFETQPLDSLKGEVSDSSPAKEEVIGGDVKSTLWLFETQPMETLKDNFEVGHLKRVGLLEEERGDVKQRKQVFETCPLSSISKASSEDPLSASNVQEVMKGDVKSFKNLFETLPLDSIKQSDAEPITKQEEEIPAGNVKANQVLFETIPLYAIKDSFGNFHKVTSVSREQIMSGDVKNYKWMFETKPLDQFDDSTKKVDIIRGITKQEVIAGDVRTAKWLFETQPIDVIHHQANQGEEHSSVKREVTQQGDVKTCRWLFETQPIDTLYEKVEKKQEGESSVPQADVKSYTWMFETQPLDSLKGQEEQYLQVGKAYCQDDLQGVDVKTVRHLFETEPLVTNASSETDSKKMVRYFSHVEIQSGEVSRVKEFFETKPLDVLGKLAAATKENGVPADGNIEAGSVHKFTWLFENFPMDTLKNNTEGIQEIPPEKDIEGGDIGGKRFIFETYSLDQIHDKVDETEIKRIQEETMSKASIKSCTMLFESQPLYAIQDKEGEYHEVTSLKKEEIMKGDLKGARWLFETKPLDQIKKEEEVFVIRAVTQEDIKKGDIQSARWRFETEPLDSFSGGKRSVARTVDDVQKGDVQTNKQLFESQSVSQKKYVRMVSVSDVQQGNVRTSTWLFENQPIDSLKGESEASSSMTTVQREDSQKGDVKRCTWLFETQPMDSLKDPEGSASTNAPEVVPRADVKSTTWLFETTPLDKLSSSKHRTETEVKERTVRETLEGLCACQAIQHDGILIEANDVGSVRMVKYQFSRQTTPEIQKEEIVGGNLQRIMLQLLHRTNVEAQGMLVEEDEEGKIKVSPLQLLDPSEADKSKEELRDDVAKALQSLLSQDASIKKGIVMQETEVGSVKMTIYSLLHHSVQQEVVKGDVKSTIGNLLASSQEQRLMATIRREDNEKGNVQLYTSCIEKGDLDYLKNLQRESEIESLISSQADQEPAEFIQQDVQGANMHALQQEEPADKVTEDVGQGGIKGAKRVLMCEGVSKENMLERKAVHAGDTDSTVQCLGQNLSRPTGEGKEDIVCGDIQATTKSLKKAKNVSKKAEREERVSRDVKEVKIAPQGAASTKVAAQKDDMARSQHSVAGETSQMTKNMEEEALGSDLQAAMQSLRLATAEAKSIQHQVQSKLHKSTEEIHLASKQQAPSISGTVTMQSTVRQQERAPPKQHQASATIRVQESSKSHASASQESMKSHKKVSTSEEVQGGQHLCQESQGVPSADVSVKDGLFTAKPVKPYVNPFIESDYKEQSVQEEREQDVMLRGDVKTAIRALQSAATEQRQVEKEDVVRGNLKATLQSLEKSNVNVSKGDFKAAMIYRNAGQSYSICKKENETQSISNQTAVVASGSQSDNDFPPPPPVAVMKTKCCPPMTQAREAAPSQPSKKDEALGCSAPMHNALPKTLTPASTNANDQRPSEKPAILPKPEITAPPRRKPIPPPKPERFLQEKPSRPASNSKGRLTKLVPPPLPPKPPGLSELSRAKTPPMNQAKDSCCSDALAQMGCEDCQSKCCTAQSPVANAVTVKNQNSEKKAPKDIKTPLQIAEERYKATKEEQGKQESVDSKTSKPLKNRVAVSETEQVMTKEKAAAPRNCCPAEEIPGHRLSSGQKNSCTLTSKQEWLDGYQIGLTNPKSENKPSTSPKNQATLLRKGSATALNASPKTESASMSSTDGSWDNQSTTQKTNQRRQEEPSASSHQLSRDLFKEQQQVNSRQGGSLEAKGEQFAQKPVVVMREKPCRETEDERLKRLSFHKEEIMKGSVKEAMEIFENLRRQEELQEILTRVKEFEEETFKVDVKALKSFFENVPEWVVHQKAHQVTQQHKAEKTEQTTKEDSDSVSSVELAFEDLERASAEIIHLKEQTLARLLDIEEAIRKALYSVSNLKSESDIAGLSGLFKESLGNAQSPTTSNNIRKISIVSSKAKQEKAAQGMQNAASVGSANGSEKTEMPKGELEVPCIIEQRVNSPSSPSYISIESAARKPAESPKMAYSPWDAPLQDYPDMPGKRDTFTQNIFNSLTRKSVGSGGCNPAPLETEQEPIQMKIGSNSIRQHYLSNPEHPLSGNSDKDGCAPNSSKGSCHGAIKGGFSDYKAPLNISSPQNPRRQKSILELQTGPDGSKLYGATRTVTEQYEEVDEFGNKIITSSTTVTKQSETQTSSTCNVVSPPRYEITASPLLRRYLNSPGEDFHSNGSFQETGVVFVTFGNSKPKK from the exons TTGAGAGGACACAGTCAGTTTTAGACAACACTAGACGCATACTGCACCAAGGACACGGGAAACCCTCCTCTCCCTCCGTGAAGGAGCGGTCAGCTCTCTATCTGTCTGAGACAGCTGCTCACGCAGGCAGCCTCCCAAAGTCT aATACCACAAAGGAGAGCACTGCTCATCGTCTTGACAGCCAGAAAGCAAGCAAG ATGGCAGAGCTTCAGAACCAGACGTCATCTAAAGTGAATGGCAAGAAAATGGAAGAGGACTTAcctccacctccccctcccctgcaagacTCCTTCCAGGCCTCTACTTCCCtggttgggagccaggattcaAACCCACGGCCGCCCCCTAAGGGATCCTTCTCAAAGTTCTACCAGCAGCGCCAGGTGAATGAGCTGAAGAGGCTCTACAGGCACATGCACCCTGAGCTGAGGAAGAACCTGGAGGAAGCTGTGACTGAGGACCTGGCGGAAATGCTCAGCACGGAAGATCCCAGTGCCCAGGCCTCAGTGAATCTGGATGCCGTGCTCCCGGGGGAGGTTCAGTCCATGCGCTGGATCTTTGAAAACTGGACGCTAGACTCTATTGGGGAGCATCAACCGACCAAGACGTTGGCGGAGGAGGAACCCATCCCAAGCGGGGATGTGAAAAGCACCTCCAGGAGGTTTGAAAGCCAGTCGTTAAACGGAGACAGGCTGTCTGCATTGACCAAAGTGCCCACGACAGTCCACACCAAAGGCGACGTGCATACAGCCCGGTGGCTGTTCGAAACCCAGCCCCTGGACTCATTAAACAAAATGTACTCAGATGAAACAGACGTGCAGGAGGCAGTTCTCAAGGAGCCTGTTCAAAAAGGGGACGTGAAAGGTGCCAAGCAACTCTTTGAAACCTACTCCCTGGAAGCGCTGGGCCACTACAGCTCAGTGGAGGAGCAAAGTATCCTGCAGCTCAAATCAGAAATCCAGGAGCTAAAGGGCAATGTCAAGAAAACCATCAAGCTGTTCCAGACAGAGCCACTCTGTGCCATCAGAGACAAAACTGGCAACATCCACGAGATCAAATCCGTCTGCAGAGAAGAAATACAGAGCAATGCGGTCAGGACCGCTCGCTGGTTGTTTGAGACTCAGCCACTGGATACCATCAACAAGGACACGTCCAAAGTGAAAATTATCCGGGGGATTTCATTAGAAGAGGCAGGAAGGGGGAATGTCAGTGGAGCAAGGTGGATGTTTGAAACTCAGCCACTTGATGCGATCAAAGAATTGACAGTGGAAGAAAAGGATTTCAGGGCTTCCATGGATTTCATTGACGGGGCAGATGTCAGTAAGCAGCGTCTACTTTTTGAGACCCAGCCTCTCGATTCTCTGAAAGGAGAGGTCTCAGACAGCAGCCCAGCCAAGGAAGAAGTCATCGGCGGTGACGTGAAATCTACACTCTGGCTGTTTGAAACCCAACCAATGGAAACCCTAAAAGATAATTTTGAAGTGGGTCACTTAAAGAGAGTGGGGCTTTTGGAAGAGGAGAGGGGGGATGTGAAACAAAGAAAGCAAGTCTTTGAGACCTGTCCCCTCAGCAGCATCTCAAAGGCATCCTCTGAAGACCCCCTCTCAGCCTCTAATGTACAAGAGGTGATGAAGGGGGATGTTAAATCTTTCAAAAACCTGTTTGAGACTCTCCCATTAGACAGCATTAAGCAGTCTGATGCTGAGCCCATCACCAAACAAGAAGAGGAGATACCAGCTGGGAACGTCAAAGCCAACCAGGTCCTGTTTGAGACAATACCTTTGTACGCCATCAAAGACAGCTTCGGAAACTTCCACAAGGTCACCTCTGTAAGCAGAGAGCAGATCATGAGCGGCGATGTCAAGAACTACAAATGGATGTTTGAAACCAAACCTTTGGACCAGTTTGATGACAGCACCAAGAAGGTGGATATAATCAGAGGGATCACAAAGCAGGAAGTGATAGCTGGTGATGTCAGAACAGCAAAATGGCTCTTTGAAACCCAGCCCATTGATGTCATCCATCACCAAGCCAACCAAGGAGAAGAGCACTCCTCGGTGAAGAGAGAGGTTACCCAGCAGGGTGATGTGAAGACCTGCAGGTGGCTGTTTGAGACACAGCCAATTGACACCCTGTATGAGAAGGTGGAGAAAAAGCAGGAAGGGGAAAGCTCTGTACCACAGGCTGACGTTAAGTCGTACACGTGGATGTTTGAGACCCAGCCCCTGGACTCCCTGAAAGGCCAGGAGGAGCAGTATTTGCAGGTTGGCAAAGCATACTGCCAAGATGACTTACAAGGAGTCGACGTCAAAACTGTCAGACATCTGTTTGAGACTGAACCACTGGTTACCAATGCCTCCAGCGAGACTGACTCAAAGAAAATGGTCAGGTACTTCAGCCACGTGGAGATACAGTCCGGTGAAGTGTCTCGGGTGAAGGAGTTCTTTGAAACCAAACCCTTGGATGTACTGGGTAAATTGGCCGCAGCCACAAAAGAGAATGGTGTCCCTGCAGATGGGAACATTGAAGCTGGATCAGTGCACAAGTTCACCTGGCTCTTTGAAAACTTCCCCATGGATACTTTAAAGAACAACACTGAGGGCATACAAGAAATCCCCCCAGAGAAGGATATCGAGGGGGGGGACATCGGAGGCAAGAGGTTCATTTTTGAGACCTACTCCCTAGACCAGATTCATGACAAGGTGGATGAGACGGAGATCAAGAGGATCCAGGAGGAGACAATGAGCAAAGCCAGCATCAAGTCCTGCACCATGCTCTTTGAGAGCCAGCCCCTATATGCCATCCAGGACAAGGAGGGGGAATACCATGAGGTCACCTCACTGAAGAAGGAAGAAATAATGAAAGGCGACTTGAAAGGTGCCCGGTGGCTCTTCGAAACCAAACCTCTGGATCAGatcaagaaggaggaggaggtgttcGTGATCAGGGCTGTCACCCAAGAGGACATCAAGAAAGGGGATATCCAGTCTGCCCGATGGAGGTTTGAGACGGAACCTCTCGATTCCTTCTCTGGGGGGAAGAGGTCTGTGGCCAGGACAGTGGATGATGTACAGAAAGGGGATGTCCAGACCAACAAGCAGCTTTTCGAGTCTCAGTCAGTGAGCCAGAAGAAATACGTGAGGATGGTCAGCGTCAGCGATGTCCAGCAGGGCAATGTGAGGACGTCCACCTGGCTTTTTGAGAACCAGCCCATCGATTCCCTGAAGGGAGAGTCTGAAGCGAGCTCCAGCATGACCACTGTGCAGAGAGAAGACAGCCAGAAAGGGGATGTGAAGCGCTGCACATGGCTGTTTGAAACTCAGCCCATGGATAGTCTCAAAGACCCTGAGGGGTCTGCCAGCACCAATGCCCCGGAGGTGGTCCCTCGTGCTGATGTGAAGAGCACAACATGGCTGTTTGAAACCACCCCTCTGGATAAACTCAGCTCTTCTAAACACAGAACCGAAACTGAGGTGAAAGAGAGGACAGTGAGGGAGACTTTGGAAGGCCTCTGCGCCTGCCAGGCCATCCAGCATGACGGGATCCTCATAGAAGCCAATGACGTAGGGAGCGTGAGGATGGTGAAGTACCAGTTCAGCAGGCAAACTACTCCAGAGATCCAAAAGGAAGAGATTGTGGGAGGCAATTTGCAAAGGATCATGCTGCAACTACTGCACAGGACCAATGTGGAGGCCCAGGGGATGCTGGTGGAGGAGGACGAGGAGGGCAAGATCAAAGTCAGCCCACTGCAGCTACTGGACCCAAGCGAAGCTGATAAAAGCAAAGAGGAGTTGAGGGATGACGTTGCTAAGGCTCTCCAAAGTCTCCTTAGCCAAGATGCCTCCATCAAAAAGGGAATAGTCATGCAAGAGACAGAGGTGGGGTCGGTGAAGATGACTATCtactccctcctgcaccactCCGTCCAGCAGGAAGTTGTCAAGGGGGATGTGAAGTCAACCATAGGGAACCTGCTGGCTTCCTCGCAAGAGCAGAGGTTGATGGCAACCATCAGACGGGAGGACAATGAGAAGGGGAATGTCCAGCTGTACACCAGCTGCATCGAGAAGGGAGACCTGGACTACCTAAAGAACCTTCAGCGGGAGTCTGAGATAGAGTCCCTCATCTCCTCTCAAGCAGACCAGGAGCCAGCAGAATTCATCCAGCAGGATGTGCAAGGGGCTAATATGCATGCCTTgcaacaggaagagccagcagaTAAAGTGACTGAAGATGTGGGACAAGGGGGCATTAAGGGGGCTAAGAGAGTGCTCATGTGTGAAGGTGTAAGCAAAGAGAACATGTTAGAAAGAAAGGCAGTGCATGCAGGTGACACAGACTCCACTGTGCAGTGTCTTGGGCAAAACCTGAGCCGGCCcacaggggagggaaaggaagataTTGTGTGTGGGGATATTCAGGCAACCACAAAGTCACTGAAAAAGGCTAAGAATGTCAGCaagaaggcagagagagaggagagagtcTCTAGAGATGTGAAGGAAGTGAAGATTGCACCACAGGGAGCAGCCTCCACTAAAGTGGCGGCTCAGAAAGATGACATGGCCAGAAGCCAGCATTCAGTGGCAGGGGAAACCAGCCAGATGACAAAAAACATGGAGGAGGAGGCCCTTGGAAGTGATCTTCAAGCCGCAATGCAGAGTCTAAGGCTGGCCACAGCTGAGGCAAAAAGCATTCAGCACCAAGTCCAGAGCAAGCTCCACAAGAGCACAGAGGAAATCCATCTCGCCTCTAAGCAGCAGGCACCCAGCATTTCGGGGACAGTGACCATGCAATCAACTGTTCGCCAACAGGAACGTGCACCCCCCAAGCAGCATCAAGCCAGCGCCACCATCAGAGTCCAGGAGTCATCCAAGTCCCACGCAAGTGCGTCTCAGGAGAGCATGAAGTCACACAAAAAGGTCAGTACTTCCGAGGAAGTACAGGGAGGACAGCATTTGTGCCAGGAAAGCCAAGGTGTGCCTAGTGCAGATGTTAGCGTTAAGGATGGTCTGTTTACTGCCAAGCCAGTGAAACCCTATGTAAACCCTTTTATTGAGTCTGATTACAAAGAGCAATCAGTGCAAGAAGAAAGAGAGCAAGATGTTATGCTCAGAGGGGATGTAAAGACAGCTATCAGAGCACTGCAAAGTGCTGCAACAGAACAGAGACAAGTAGAGAAGGAGGATGTTGTTCGAGGTAACTTAAAGGCCACTCTTCAGTCGCTGGAGAAGTCTAATGTTAATGTCTCCAAAGGGGATTTTAAAGCCGCTATGATATACAGAAATGCAGGGCAGTCATATTCCATATGTAAAAAGGAAAACGAAACTCAATCAATTAGTAACCAGACAGCTGTAGTGGCTTCAGGGTCCCAGTCTGATAAtgactttcctcctcctcccccagttgcTGTGATGAAAACTAAGTGTTGTCCACCCATGACACAAGCAAGAGAAGCTGCCCCTTCCCAACCAAGCAAAAAAGATGAAGCCCTAGGATGTTCTGCACCCATGCACAATGCTCTCCCTAAGACCCTCACTCCCGCCTCCACCAATGCCAATGATCAGAGGCCTTCAGAGAAACCAGCGATTCTCCCCAAACCAGAAATTACTGCCCCACCAAGGAGGAAACCCATTCCACCTCCAAAACCTGAGCGCTTCCTGCAGGAGAAACCTTCACGCCCTGCTAGCAACAGTAAAGGGAGGTTGACAAAGCTAGTcccacccccactgcctcctAAACCTCCAGGCCTGAGCGAGCTAAGCAGAGCAAAAACCCCACCTATGAATCAGGCAAAGGACTCGTGTTGCTCTGATGCCTTAGCACAAATGGGATGTGAGGACTGTCAGTCAAAGTGTTGTACCGCTCAATCACCAGTGGCCAATGCTGTTACAGTAAAGAACCAGAACTCTGAGAAGAAAGCACCAAAAGACATCAAAACACCTCTTCAGATAGCAGAGGAAAGGTACAAGGCAACCAAGGAAGAACAGGGCAAGCAAGAGTCAGTAGACTCCAAGACGTCAAAGCCACTTAAAAATCGAGTGGCTGTCTCTGAAACAGAACAGGTGATGACCAAAGAGAAGGCAGCAGCTCCAAGGAACTGCTGTCCAGCTGAGGAAATTCCGGGACACAGACTTTCATCTGGCCAAAAGAACAGCTGCACATTAACATCAAAACAAGAATGGCTGGATGGATATCAGATAGGTCTTACTAACCCCAAGAGTGAGAATAAGCCAAGTACCTCTCCTAAGAATCAAGCTACCCTTCTGAGAAAAGGATCTGCCACAGCACTAAATGCCTCACCTAAGACAGAAAGTGCAAGCATGTCTAGTACCGATGGGTCATGGGATAATCAGAGCACCACCCAGAAAACAAATCAGAGAAGACAAGAAGAGCCTTCAGCATCTTCCCATCAGCTTTCCAGGGACCTCTttaaggagcagcagcaggtgaaCAGTAGACAAGGGGGCAGTCTTGAAGCGAAGGGGGAGCAGTTTGCACAGAAGCCAGTGGTGGTCATGCGAGAAAAGCCCTGCAGAGAAACGGAGGATGAACGTCTCAAGAGGCTGTCTTTCCACAAGGAGGAGATCATGAAGGGCAGTGTCAAGGAGGCTATGGAGATCTTTGAGAACCTGCGAAGGCAGGAGGAGCTGCAAGAGATCCTGACCCGAGTAAAGGAGTTTGAGGAGGAGACATTTAAGGTGGATGTGAAAGCCCTGAAGAGCTTCTTTGAGAACGTCCCAGAATGGGTGGTGCATCAGAAGGCTCACCAAGTGACACAGCAGCACAAGGCCGAGAAGACCGAGCAAACGACGAAAGAAGACTCTGACAGCGTCTCCTCTGTGGAGCTGGCTTTTGAAGACCTGGAGAGGGCAAGTGCTGAGATCATCCACCTGAAGGAGCAGACGTTAGCTAGGTTGCTGGACATTGAGGAGGCCATTAGGAAAGCTCTCTATTCTGTTTCTAATTTAAAGTCAGAATCAGACATAGCTGGGCTCTCTGGGCTCTTCAAGGAGTCTCTGGGGAACGCCCAGAGCCCTACAACCAGCAACAATATCCGTAAGATCAGCATCGTCTCCAGCAAAGCCAAGCAAGAGAAAGCAGCACAAGGGATGCAGAACGCAGCATCTGTGGGAAGTGCAAATGGGTCCGAAAAGACGGAGATGCCCAAAGGAGAGTTAGAGGTCCCCTGCATCATTGAGCAGCGAGTAAATTCTCCATCGTCTCCTTCTTATATCTCCATTGAGTCTGCAGCCAGAAAGCCTGCCGAATCACCCAAGATGGCATATTCCCCCTGGGATGCCCCCTTACAAGATTATCCCGACATGCCAGGAAAAAGGGACACATTCACTCAGAACATCTTTAACTCATTAACTCGCAAATCAGTGGGGTCCGGTGGATGCAATCCAGCTCCCTTGGAGACTGAACAGGAGCCCATCCAGATGAAGATAGGATCAAACTCAATTAGGCAACACTATCTCAGCAACCCTGAGCATCCGCTTAGTGGCAACAGTGACAAGGATGGGTGCGCACCGAACTCATCCAAAGGCAGCTGCCATGGTGCAATCAAAGGAGGCTTTTCTGACTACAAAGCTCCCCTGAACATCTCTAGCCCACAGAATCCAAGGAGGCAGAAAAGCATATTAGAACTGCAGACAGGTCCGGATGGATCCAAGCTTTACGGAGCCACCAGAACTGTGACCGAGCAATACGAGGAGGTGGATGAGTTCGGAAACAAGATCATCACTTCATCCACCACCGTCACCAAGCAATCAGAGACCCAAACCTCCTCCACGTGCAATGTGGTCTCTCCTCCCCGGTATGAGATAACCGCCTCACCCCTCCTTCGGAGGTACCTAAACAGTCCTGGTGAAGACTTCCACTCCAACGGCAGCTTCCAGGAAACAGGGGTGGTCTTTGTCACTTTTGGCAACTCCAAGCCAAAGAAATAG